GACGCCGCGGATCACGCCGTCGACCCTGGCCCGACCGCCCCCGCCCGAGCCCTCGACGGCCGTCCGCGCCGTGCCCGTGCTGGCGCCGCCCTGGACCAGGAACGCGAGGTCGAGGTGGGTGGCCGTGGGCAGGGCGGCGTGCAGCATGGCGGCCAGGCAGTCGGTGGGGACGACGTCGAACCCGGCGCCGGGCAGCAGCACCACGCCGGCGGCCTTCGCGTCGGCGTCGCGCCGGCCCACCGCCTCGAAGACGTCGATCTCGCCGGTGATGTCGAGGTAGTGGGTCCCGCTGGTGAGGCACGCGTCCACCATCGGGCCGGAGGTGGCCGAGAACGGGCCGGCGCAGTGCGCGACCGCGTCCACGTCCCGGAGCGCCTTCGCAGCGTCCTCAAGGGCGAAGACGCGGTGCTCCAGGCCCAGTCGCTCGGCCAGGGGGCGCACCTTCGCCTCGTCGCGCCCGGCCAGCACCGGTCGCAGTCCCCGTCGCACCGCCAGCTCGGCGACGAGCGTGCCGGTGAACCCGTTGGCGCCGTAGATCATCCACGTCATGGGGTAGAAGCTACTCGCAGGTAGCTACCCGGACGACCTCCGCCGCACCACGAGGCTCCCGACCACGAGCAACAACCCCACCACGGCGACCGGGGCGGCCCACGCCAACCGCTCCAACCGCAGCCGTCCGCAGATCTCGACGAACGCCGCGCCCTCCGCCTCGACCCCGACCCGGTCGAACCCCATCCCCGCGCCGTTGCCGCAGGAGATCGGGAGGCCCGACGGGGAGTCGGTGGTCAGGGGCAGCAGCACGATCAGCAGACCGGCCAGGAAGAACGCGACACCGACCACCGCGGTGACGACCCTGGGCGACATGTGAGGAAGTTACGTCTTCGGCGGGCTCCGGCATAGGGGCACGTCCCAGTTGGCAACCCCCGCCCGACCATCCGGCCCATCGGGGACCGCAGGTCCACAAGGGCAAAACCGGGGGATGAACGGCACACCCAGAGCGCCGAACGGCAGCCTTTATCACTCCGCAGATCAGCCAAACAGATCACACGACCAGTGGTTCGTCACCAACGGTAGTGATTTTCCGAGTCACCGGGAATTGCCGTCTTTCCACAAACGCTTGCGTCACACGATCGAGTGAATAATCGCCCCGCCGGGGCGCTGACCACGGACTTCCCGCCGGGTTGTCGAAGATCACCGCTGGCCCCGAAGAAGGAACCGTTCGCCGACCGGGCGTTTCGAGTGACCCGATCAGTCGTTGCGGTGCGCCACACTGATTACAGCGTCACCGAACAACGACGCGAACGAAACCGGGCATGTGAACGCGGCCTCCTGCGCGAACAGGAGACCGCGTGCGTCCCACCCGTCTCCGTGGCCTCAGAAACCAGAAGAACGTTCGGAGGAACAACTGTTGAGTCTAGAGTTGTCCCCTTGGTCCCGACCAGGGGTCGAGCAGGCACATCCGAGTGATGGTGCGGCTACACCCGTTCGGCGCAGCCTCCCCGTGCACCGACTGCCGTCCGCGCACCGGTCGCCGACCGCGCCGCGAGGGGTTACCGGGACCGGACCGGCCGCACCGCAGCCGCCGACCGGCGCCCACCGCCTGCCGACCGTCGCCGCCCTCCACCACCGGGTCCGGGTCCTGCTCGGCCTGGCCGTGCTCGGCGCGCTGGTGGTGCTGCTCGCGCTGGGCGCGCAAGCGGTCGTGCCCCTGGCCGTCTGCGCCGCGGCCGCCGCGACGACCTACCTCCTGCCGCCCGTGCGCTTCGCCGCCTAGCGGCACGCGGGCAACGACCTGAAGGGGCACCTGTGACGTTGTGGCTGGAACTCGCCACGGCAACGCTGCAAGCAGCGGTCGCGGCACTGGGCGTGGCGTCGGCGGTCAGGCGGGCACGCCGACCACCTCGGCTCGACGAGGACTGACCGAGCACGCGGAAGCACCTCCCGGCCGCCGATCCGCGCGGCGACGCGGCCGGGAGGTGTTCGCACTTGATGGACCACCCGGCCCACTCGGGGCGAGCGGATGTCGTCGCGCGCCGAACGGTCCCGCGGCTGCCGAATCCGACCGGCCGGGCCATTCACGGCGCCGGCAATTTCAGGAACTCTTCAGGTCTCGATCACTGAGAAAGAGGATAATCACTCTATCGAGTGACTTGTTCCCTCGCGCCTCCACCCGATCCGCCCAATACCCCACCCCGCCGGGCACGAACAGCGGTCTTCGCACTTCAACGCCCGCCTAAAACCGTCTCCGCCGCTGGGCTCAAGCCACTCGCCGCTCGCCGACCGAGTCGGCTGTTCCACCCGTTCGTGGGTCATGGTCGATGCACCGAACGAACTCTTCCCACCGTTCCGCCGCGCATGAGAAGGAGTTCCAGCCCACCGTGAACGCCATCGAGGACGACACACTGCTGACCGCCCTGGAACGCCGCCTGGCCGCCGCTCTCGGCGGCAGCACCCGCTTCGGCCGCCTGGCCCTGCGCTGGCCGACCGCCGCCCGGCGCCGGGCCGCCGACACGGTCGCGTTCCGCACCAACGACGTGGGCGGCTACGGCCCGGTGCCCCTCGACCGGAGCTTGGACGTCACCGTCATCACCACCCGGTTCGCCAAGATCCCGGAGTTCGCCCGCACCGACGAGCTCAAGCAGTCCCGCCTGATCCCCTGCGCCGACCAGGAGCGCGAGGAACTGCTGACCGCCCCGATCCCGATGGACCACTGGCTGACCTTCGAGACCACCGTCGCGGGCCGGTCCTACCACCTCCACGAGGGCCGCTGGCACGAGACCGGGCCGTCCCGGAGCGGCTACGCCCGGCCGACGAACGCCACCTCGCCGGACCCGAAGCCGGGCCGCAGGGTGATCTGGAGCTCGACGGGCTGGGCGCCGACGGCGCAGACCACGTCGTAGGCGAAGGCCACGCCACAGGGGCGGGTCTTGCCGGGCAGCCACGAGCACCGGGTGCGGGGCTGCACCCCCGCACCGGGCGCAGTGGGCGCGGCAGGGTTCGAACCTGCGACCGCTCGGGTGTAAACCGAGTGCTCTTCCGCTGAGCTACGCGCCCCCGAAGTGCCGGCGGGACCCGGCCGGCGACAGAAGGTATCAGGCCAGGGCGGCCACGGCCTTCTTCCACGCCTCCTGGTCACGGGGTTCGCCAGGGGCGTTCACCTCGGCGTAGCGGACCACGCCGGTGGTGTCGATCAGGAACGTGCCGCGGTTGGCCAGGCCGGCCTTCTCGTTGAACACGCCGTACGCCCGCGCGACCTGCCCGTGCGGCCAGAAGTCGGACAGCAGCGGGAACTGGTAGCCCTCCTGGGCGGCCCACGCCTTCAGGCTGAACGGTGTGTCCACGGACACACCGACGACCTGCACGTTCCCGTCCTCGTACGCCGCCAGCTCGTCGCGCACCTGGCACAGCTCACCGGTGCAGATGCCGCTGAACGCGAACGGGTAGAAGACCAGCAGGACGTTGCGCTCGCCGCGGAACGAGGAGAGCGTCACGGGCTGCTTGTTGTAGTCGCTGAGCGTGAAGTCCGGTGCCTGCGCGCCGACCTCGACCATGACGAACCCCCCACCGACACCCGGACGGACCGGACCGGATCAGCGCAACCCGAAGAACGGGCTCACCCGTCGGGGAGCCCGCCGTCGAGCCTAGGGCATGGCGGTCGACGTGCGCGCCGCGACCGGCGGCCGGCGACCACCGCAGCGGCCGGCGGCCGGTGGTCAGCGCTTCGTCTTGGCCGACTTCGGGGACACGAGCCTGGTCGCCGACCAGTCACCGCTCACGTTGATGTTGGAGGTCTGGGCGAGCCCCGCGGTGCTCACGGCCTCGGCGATGTCACTCGGCTCGACGTGACCGGCCCGACCGGTCTTCGGCGTCAGCACCCAGATCACGCCGTCGTCGGCCAGGCCTGTGGTGGCGTTGATCAAGGCGTCGGCGAGGTCGCCGTCCTCCTCGCGCCACCACAGCAGGACCACGTCCATGACCTCGTCGGAGTCCTCATCGAGCAGATCACCGCCCACCCGCTCCTCGATCGCGGCGCGCAGGTCGTCGTCGACGTCCTCGTCCCAGCCGATCTCCTGGACCACGTTGCCCGGTTCGATCCCGAGCCTGTCGGCGACACCGATCTTGCCGGCGTCTTCCGCGGCGACCACGGCTTCCACTCCTCCAAGTACACAAGAGCGGCAGCCGGGGTACGACTGCCGCGCGATGTCACTACCAGTCGCGGCTAGCGAACACTGTCAGCCCCGCCACGCGCAACCGTAAGAGCCAAGACACGCCGCATCGGGTACCCCCGGATGCAGTCCTCCGAACGGATGAGGCACGCTCTACACACCTCCTATCCGCGCGCGCGAGAGACACGATCCAGAACTACTCACCGGTAGCGGTGACGGGAACGCGTTCGTGCGGCGACCATGGAGTCAGCAGACACCGGAACGAGGAGATCCCTTGGCCCCGCAGAACACCCCCGAGCGGGTACGCGTCATCCGTGACGGTCTGGCCGCCCACCTCCCGGACATCGACCCGGAGGAGACCGCGGAGTGGCTGGAGTCGTTCGACGCCGCGCTCAAGGGCGGCGGGCAGCAGCGCGCCCGCTACCTGATGCTGCGGCTGCTCGAGCGGGCCAGGGAGAGCCACGTCGGCGTCCCCTCGCTGACCAGCACGGACTACGTGAACACCATCCCCACCGAGCGCGAGCCGTGGTTCCCCGGCGACGAGGAGGTGGAGCGCCGCTACCGGGCCTGGATCCGGTGGAACGCGGCGATGACGGTGCACCGCGCGCAGCGGCCCGGCGTCGGCGTCGGCGGGCACATCTCGACCTACGCGTCGTCGGCGAGCCTCTACGAGGTCGGCTTCAACCACTTCTTCCGGGGCAAGGACCACCCCGGCGGCGGCGACCACGTGTTCATCCAGGGCCACGCCTCCCCCGGCGTCTACGCCCGCGCCTTCCTCGAGGGCCGGCTGAGCGCCGACCAGCTCGACGGCTTCCGCCAGGAGTTCTCGCACGCCGGACCGGGTGGCGGCCTGCCGTCGTACCCGCACCCGCGGCTGATGCCGGACTTCTGGGAGTTCCCCACCGTGTCCATGGGCCTCGGCCCGATGAACGCGATCTACCAGGCGCGGTTCAACCGCTACCTGCACGACCGCGGCATCAAGGACACCTCCGACCAGCAGGTCTGGGCGTTCCTCGGCGACGGCGAGATGGACGAGCCGGAGTCGCGCGGCCTGCTCCAGGTCGCGGCGAACGAGCAGCTGGACAACCTGAACTTCGTGGTCAACTGCAACCTGCAGCGCCTCGACGGCCCGGTCCGCGGCAACGGCAAGATCATCCAGGAGCTGGAGTCGTTCTTCCGCGGCGCGGGCTGGAACGTCATCAAGGTCATCTGGGGCCGTGAGTGGGACACCCTGCTGCACGCCGACCGCGACGGCGCGCTGGTCAACCTGATGAACACCACGCCGGACGGCGACTACCAGACGTACAAGGCCAACGACGGCGCGTACGTCCGGGAGCACTTCTTCGGCCGCGACCCGCGGACGAAGGACCTGGTCCTGCCGATGACCGACGACGAGGTGTGGAACCTCAAGCGCGGCGGCCACGACTACCGCAAGGTCTACGCGGCCTACAAGGCGGCGGTGGAGCACCACGGCCAGCCGACGGTCATCCTCGCCAAGACCATCAAGGGCTACGGCCTGGGCCCGCACTTCGCGGCGCGCAACGCCACGCACCAGATGAAGAAGATGACCCACGAGGACCTGAAGCTCTTCCGGGACAGCCTGCGCATCCCGATCGAGGACAAGGACCTGGACCCGTACCTGCCGCCGTACTACCACCCCGGCGAGGACTCCCCGGAGATCCAGTACCTGCAGGAGCGGCGCAAGCAGCTCGGCGGGTACGTGCCGGAGCGGCGGACCAAGTCCAAGGCGCTGGTGCTGCCCGGCGACAAGGTCTACGACGTGATCAAGCGCGGCTCGGGCAAGCAGGAGGTCGCCACCACGATGGCGTTCGTCCGGCTGGTCCGCGACCTGGCCAAGGACCCGGAGATCGGCAGCCGGATCGTGCCGATCATCCCGGACGAGGCGCGCACGTTCGGCATGGACTCGATGTTCCCGGCGCAGAAGATCTACAACCCGAACGGGCAGATGTACACCTCCGTGGACGCCCAGCTGATGCTGGCGTACAAGGAGAGCGAGCAGGGCCAGATCCTGCACGAGGGCATCAACGAGGCCGGTTCGACGGCGTCGTTCACCGCGGCGGGCACGTCGTACGCCACGCACGGCGAGCCGATGATCCCGATCTACATCTTCTACTCGATGTTCGGCTTCCAGCGGACCGGCGACGGCCTGTGGGCGGCGGCGGACCAGATGGCGCGCGGTTTCGTGCTCGGCGCGACGGCCGGCCGCACCACGCTGACCGGTGAGGGCCTGCAGCACGCGGACGGGCACTCGCTGCTGCTCGCGCACACCAACCCCGCGGTGGTGGCGTACGACCCGGCGTGGTCGTTCGAGGTGGCGCACATCGTCCGGGACGGCCTGCGGCGGATGTACGGCGAGAACGCCGAGAACATCTTCTACTACATGACCGTCTACAACGAGCCGTACCAGCAGCCGGCCGAGCCGGAGGGCTTGGACGTCGAGGGCCTGCTCAAGGGTCTTTACCGGTACCAGGCGGCGTCCTCGCAGAGCGGTCCGCGGGTGCAGCTGCTCGCGTCCGGCGTGGCGATGCCGTGGGCGATCAACGCGCAGCGCATGCTCGCCGAGGAGTGGGGCGTGCAGGCGGACGTGTGGTCCGCGACGTCGTACTCGGAGCTGCGGCGCGAGGCGGTCGAGGTCGACCGGCACAACCTGCTGCACCCCGACCAGGAACCGCGCGTGCCGTACGTCACGCAGGCGCTGGCGGGCGCGGCCGGCCCGGTGGTGGCGGTGTCGGACTGGATGAGCGCCGTGCCGGACCTGATCCGGCCGTACGTGCCGACCGACATGACCACGCTGGGCACCGACGGGTTCGGGTTCTCCGACACCCGGCCGGCGGCGCGGCGGCACTTCCTGGTCGACGCCGAGTCGGTCGTGGTCGCCACCCTGGCCGCGCTGGCCAAGCGCGGTGAGATCCAGCAGTCGCTGGTGGTGCAGGCGGCCCGGAAGTACAAGATCGACGACGTCGGCGCGGCGGGCCCGTCCACCTCGGACGCCGGCCTGGCCTGATCGCACGACACCTCCTCGGGGGCGGTTCCGGCGCCGGAACCGCCCCCGAGGTGTGTCCGCAGTAATGCGGCTGCCAGCGGAAATGCCCACCTCCCCGGTGCGGCGCGTGATCCAGCGCATAGACTTGGCGGACAAACCCGGCGTTCCAACGAGGGGTCGGCTTGGGGACGCAGCCGCAGCACGCGGTGCACCGCACCGTGGTGGTCGTGGACGTGGTCGCGTTCAGCGGGCGGCCTCGGTTGCCGCAGGAGGAGATCCGACGCGGGCTCTACGCGGCGCTGGCGTCCGCCTTCGACGACAGCGGGCTGGACTGGTCGGCCGTCCACCACGAGGACCGCGGCGACGGCGTGTTCGTGCTGGTGCCCGCCGACGCGCCCAAGAGCCGGGTGGTCGGCGGCCTGCCGCACGCCCTGCTCGGCGAGCTGCGCCGGTACAACGCCAGCCGCAACGAGGACGCCCGGCTGCGGCTGCGGATGGCGGTCACCGCGGGCGAGGTGCAGCACGACGAGCACGGCGTGGTCGGCGACGAGGTGACGCTGGCGTTCCGGCTGCTCGACTCGGACCCGGTGCGGACCGCGCTGCAGCGGTCGACCGCGCTGATCGCGCTGATCGTCTCCGACCGGATCCACGACGAGGTGGTCCGGCCCGACCCGGCGATGGAGCCGGACTCGTTCCGCCGGGTCGACGTGCACGTCAAGGAGGTCCGCGGGCACGCCTGGCTGCACGTGCCGAGCACCGGCGCGCCGCCGCCGGCGGCCGATCGCCGCCCGCCCCGGCACCGCAGGAAGCGCCGCGAGGAGCGCCGCGAGCCGCGCTGGGCGCCCGTGCTGCTGGTGGCGCCGCTGCTGTTCGTCGGCGTCACGAACGGCGCCGGGGCCGCGCCGCCGGGCGTGCCGCCCTGCCCTCCCCCGGTGCAGCTGAACGTGGTGGTGTCGGCGGAGAAGGAGGAGGTCGTCCGCTCGCTCCTGCTGGAGCTGGAGGACGACTCCGGCCGGCACAACGAGCTGGGCTGCAAGGAGTTCAACTCGCTGGTGTACACCGGCGGGTCCGCCGAGGCGACGGCCGGCGCGCTGGGCCGGGGCTGGCAGCCGAGCGACCTGGTGGACGTCGGCGCCGAGCCGCACGTGTGGCTGCCGGACACCACCGCCGAGGTCGAGGCGGTGCGGGCGGCGCTGCTGGAGCGCACCGACGTGCGGCTGCACCTGCGCCGGCAGGTGGCGGTGTCGCCGGTGGTGCTCGGCGCGTCGGCGGAGCTGGCCGCGCAGATCGCGCCGGACGGCGAGTTCGACTGGCAGCACGTGCGGCGGCCGGCCGCGGTGGACGCGTCGTCCGGTTCGGGCGTGATCGCGGCCGCCGCGCTGGCGCGGGCCGGGTTGGGCGGGCTGGACCTGTCCGGTCCGGGCGTGCCGCGCGCGCTGCACGACATCACCCGGCGCACGACCACCGCGGCGCCGTGCGTCGGCGACGTGGCGCTGGTCGGGTCGGAGAAGGCGGTGGCGGGCGCCGAGGGCTGCCGGGTGCTCTACCCGAAGGACGGCGCGCTGGTGCTGGACCACCCGTTCGTCGAGGTGGAGCGGCCGAACCGGCCGCCCAACCAGCGGCGGCTGCGGATCGTGGACCGGTTCCTGGAGCACCTGGTCTCGGCTCCCGCCCAGGAGCAGTTCAAGCGGGCCGACTTCCGCGACGTGGCCTGGAACGTCGGTCCCCGGACCGGACCGGGCGTCCGCCCCGACCGGCCGCGCACGCTGCCCGTCCAGCCGGACGTGCGGGCCGTGCGCGACGCGTGGCAGGCGGCGAGCAGGCAGCGG
This genomic window from Saccharothrix sp. HUAS TT1 contains:
- a CDS encoding DUF3052 domain-containing protein, which gives rise to MVAAEDAGKIGVADRLGIEPGNVVQEIGWDEDVDDDLRAAIEERVGGDLLDEDSDEVMDVVLLWWREEDGDLADALINATTGLADDGVIWVLTPKTGRAGHVEPSDIAEAVSTAGLAQTSNINVSGDWSATRLVSPKSAKTKR
- the aceE gene encoding pyruvate dehydrogenase (acetyl-transferring), homodimeric type; the protein is MAPQNTPERVRVIRDGLAAHLPDIDPEETAEWLESFDAALKGGGQQRARYLMLRLLERARESHVGVPSLTSTDYVNTIPTEREPWFPGDEEVERRYRAWIRWNAAMTVHRAQRPGVGVGGHISTYASSASLYEVGFNHFFRGKDHPGGGDHVFIQGHASPGVYARAFLEGRLSADQLDGFRQEFSHAGPGGGLPSYPHPRLMPDFWEFPTVSMGLGPMNAIYQARFNRYLHDRGIKDTSDQQVWAFLGDGEMDEPESRGLLQVAANEQLDNLNFVVNCNLQRLDGPVRGNGKIIQELESFFRGAGWNVIKVIWGREWDTLLHADRDGALVNLMNTTPDGDYQTYKANDGAYVREHFFGRDPRTKDLVLPMTDDEVWNLKRGGHDYRKVYAAYKAAVEHHGQPTVILAKTIKGYGLGPHFAARNATHQMKKMTHEDLKLFRDSLRIPIEDKDLDPYLPPYYHPGEDSPEIQYLQERRKQLGGYVPERRTKSKALVLPGDKVYDVIKRGSGKQEVATTMAFVRLVRDLAKDPEIGSRIVPIIPDEARTFGMDSMFPAQKIYNPNGQMYTSVDAQLMLAYKESEQGQILHEGINEAGSTASFTAAGTSYATHGEPMIPIYIFYSMFGFQRTGDGLWAAADQMARGFVLGATAGRTTLTGEGLQHADGHSLLLAHTNPAVVAYDPAWSFEVAHIVRDGLRRMYGENAENIFYYMTVYNEPYQQPAEPEGLDVEGLLKGLYRYQAASSQSGPRVQLLASGVAMPWAINAQRMLAEEWGVQADVWSATSYSELRREAVEVDRHNLLHPDQEPRVPYVTQALAGAAGPVVAVSDWMSAVPDLIRPYVPTDMTTLGTDGFGFSDTRPAARRHFLVDAESVVVATLAALAKRGEIQQSLVVQAARKYKIDDVGAAGPSTSDAGLA
- a CDS encoding TIGR04141 family sporadically distributed protein produces the protein MHRTNSSHRSAAHEKEFQPTVNAIEDDTLLTALERRLAAALGGSTRFGRLALRWPTAARRRAADTVAFRTNDVGGYGPVPLDRSLDVTVITTRFAKIPEFARTDELKQSRLIPCADQEREELLTAPIPMDHWLTFETTVAGRSYHLHEGRWHETGPSRSGYARPTNATSPDPKPGRRVIWSSTGWAPTAQTTS
- a CDS encoding peroxiredoxin; this encodes MVEVGAQAPDFTLSDYNKQPVTLSSFRGERNVLLVFYPFAFSGICTGELCQVRDELAAYEDGNVQVVGVSVDTPFSLKAWAAQEGYQFPLLSDFWPHGQVARAYGVFNEKAGLANRGTFLIDTTGVVRYAEVNAPGEPRDQEAWKKAVAALA
- a CDS encoding trans-acting enoyl reductase family protein gives rise to the protein MTWMIYGANGFTGTLVAELAVRRGLRPVLAGRDEAKVRPLAERLGLEHRVFALEDAAKALRDVDAVAHCAGPFSATSGPMVDACLTSGTHYLDITGEIDVFEAVGRRDADAKAAGVVLLPGAGFDVVPTDCLAAMLHAALPTATHLDLAFLVQGGASTGTARTAVEGSGGGGRARVDGVIRGVPLGHRRRTAHFRDRPRDVGAIPWGDVSTAYRSTGIPNITTFTAFPALLGKLQPVTAPLLRTGLAQKLGRAVVKRIGGPSEATRAKTRCEVFGEVWDADGNRVRAALTGPNAYDLTADSVIRAVQRLQEATPGAHTPSSAFGADYVRALDGVVVDEPSAGRQQ